In the genome of uncultured Pseudodesulfovibrio sp., one region contains:
- a CDS encoding MlaD family protein — translation MVRKKDYFKLGLYIILGTGMLLAVVVILGAGRFFQTTYPLETYFDESVNGLSVGSPVKLRGVQVGRVAEINFVSNIYPEANDDEARYVYVRCEINPDLFENLTEDDFISYVARDAKRGMRIRPTSLGLTGQLFLNTIYQDPESNPPLPIDWTPEHAYVPSVPSTLSRVEEAVTTISKTLSSLKQEDLESIIKDVKSIVGTINDFMNTEGGREAGNRMLDILQSTRGILARTDKLLADPAAEQIIPKTASILTGVDRITQESADNIIRAAAETREAIASFKQASQVLSKTLTDPRMDKAMAEIAPTLENMSRASTDLANAVSKVHALVNRLNGVAASQEANVRSIIEDTREVMQNVKELTEDAKRYPSGVIFGTPPNKPHPEGN, via the coding sequence ATGGTACGCAAAAAAGACTATTTCAAGCTGGGCCTGTATATCATTCTGGGCACCGGCATGCTCCTGGCCGTAGTCGTTATTCTCGGGGCCGGGCGCTTCTTCCAGACGACCTACCCCCTGGAGACCTACTTCGACGAGTCGGTCAACGGGCTGTCCGTGGGTTCTCCGGTAAAGCTGCGCGGCGTCCAGGTAGGCCGGGTGGCGGAGATCAATTTCGTATCCAACATCTATCCCGAGGCCAATGACGACGAAGCCCGCTACGTCTATGTCCGATGCGAGATCAACCCGGACCTGTTCGAGAACCTGACCGAAGACGACTTCATCAGCTACGTGGCCCGCGACGCCAAACGAGGCATGCGCATCCGCCCCACTTCCCTGGGACTGACCGGCCAACTGTTTCTGAACACGATCTACCAGGACCCTGAGAGCAACCCGCCTCTGCCCATCGACTGGACGCCTGAACACGCGTATGTCCCGTCCGTACCCTCCACCCTCAGCCGGGTCGAGGAGGCAGTGACCACCATCAGCAAGACCCTGAGCAGCCTGAAGCAGGAAGACCTCGAATCCATCATCAAGGACGTCAAGTCCATCGTCGGGACCATCAATGACTTCATGAACACCGAGGGCGGCAGAGAAGCGGGCAACCGCATGCTCGACATCCTCCAGTCCACACGCGGTATTCTGGCCCGTACCGACAAACTGCTCGCCGATCCTGCGGCCGAACAGATCATCCCGAAAACGGCCTCGATCCTGACGGGCGTCGATCGCATCACCCAGGAGTCCGCGGACAACATCATCCGTGCAGCGGCCGAGACACGAGAGGCCATCGCCAGCTTCAAGCAGGCCTCCCAGGTGCTGAGCAAGACCCTGACCGACCCGCGCATGGACAAGGCCATGGCCGAAATCGCGCCCACCCTGGAGAACATGTCCCGGGCTTCGACCGACCTGGCCAACGCGGTCAGCAAGGTTCACGCCCTGGTCAACCGTCTCAACGGCGTGGCCGCCTCGCAGGAGGCCAATGTACGATCCATCATCGAGGACACCCGAGAGGTCATGCAGAACGTCAAGGAACTCACGGAAGACGCCAAGCGATACCCGTCCGGCGTGATCTTCGGCACTCCGCCGAACAAACCCCATCCCGAAGGCAATTAA
- the yjgA gene encoding ribosome biogenesis factor YjgA, with translation MAKKKPTYLPSDFDEIDDRPSRSQLKRDMTALQQLGADLAALGDKVVKEAGLPPEVEKALLLIKTMTKHEAKRRHMQYVGKLMRTFDTTHVNELVDAAHLGHEVKTKAFRRIEDLRDRLLDGDDDLLQSLFDSHPEEGQRLRQLTLGARREKANSKPPKDTRALFRLLREIEGEE, from the coding sequence ATGGCAAAAAAGAAACCGACCTATCTCCCTTCCGACTTCGACGAGATCGACGACCGCCCGAGCCGTTCGCAGCTCAAACGCGACATGACCGCCCTGCAACAGCTCGGGGCCGACCTGGCCGCACTGGGCGACAAGGTGGTCAAGGAAGCAGGCCTGCCGCCCGAAGTGGAAAAGGCCCTGCTGCTCATCAAGACCATGACCAAGCATGAGGCTAAACGCCGCCACATGCAGTACGTGGGCAAACTCATGCGCACCTTTGACACCACCCACGTCAACGAACTGGTCGATGCCGCCCACCTCGGACACGAGGTCAAGACCAAGGCCTTCCGCCGCATCGAAGACCTGCGCGACCGTCTCTTGGACGGCGACGACGACCTGCTGCAAAGCCTCTTCGACAGCCATCCCGAGGAAGGACAGCGACTGCGCCAGCTGACCCTCGGCGCACGACGTGAAAAGGCCAACAGCAAGCCTCCCAAAGACACCCGCGCCCTTTTCCGTCTCCTCCGTGAGATAGAGGGAGAGGAGTAG
- a CDS encoding ATP-binding cassette domain-containing protein — protein sequence MENTPVISVRNLTCGYGDTVIVDDVTFDINRGEVFIILGGSGCGKSTLLKNMIGLVEPIAGQVWYGDQELTSASGRTREEIIRKFGVMYQMGALFGSMSVVQNVMLPLEEFTDLPPEAVELVAKSKLAMVDMENAAFKMPAALSGGMKKRAAIARAMALDPGILFLDEPGAGLDPISSAVLDELILDLSKNLGITFVIVTHELESIYKIADRVIMLDKEVKSIVAEGDPRVLRDTSENPAVRRFFLRQPDTHGHEPDRQPADQG from the coding sequence ATGGAAAACACACCAGTAATCAGCGTGCGCAACCTGACCTGCGGCTACGGCGACACCGTCATCGTGGACGACGTCACCTTCGACATCAATCGAGGCGAGGTCTTCATCATCCTCGGCGGCTCGGGGTGCGGCAAATCGACCCTGCTCAAGAACATGATCGGCCTGGTCGAACCCATTGCCGGACAGGTCTGGTACGGCGACCAGGAACTGACCTCGGCCTCGGGCAGGACACGTGAGGAGATCATCCGCAAATTCGGGGTGATGTACCAGATGGGAGCGCTTTTCGGGTCCATGTCCGTGGTGCAGAACGTCATGCTTCCGCTAGAGGAGTTCACCGATCTGCCGCCCGAGGCGGTGGAACTCGTCGCCAAGTCCAAGCTGGCCATGGTCGACATGGAGAATGCGGCCTTCAAGATGCCGGCGGCCCTGTCCGGCGGCATGAAGAAGCGGGCGGCCATAGCCCGGGCCATGGCGCTCGATCCCGGTATCCTCTTTCTGGACGAACCGGGTGCGGGGCTGGACCCCATTTCAAGCGCGGTCCTGGACGAGCTGATCCTCGATCTGTCCAAGAATCTGGGCATCACCTTTGTCATCGTCACCCACGAATTGGAAAGCATTTACAAAATAGCGGATCGGGTTATCATGCTCGACAAGGAAGTCAAATCCATCGTGGCCGAGGGCGACCCGCGCGTACTGCGGGACACCTCGGAAAACCCGGCCGTCCGGCGATTCTTTCTCCGGCAGCCGGATACGCACGGCCACGAGCCGGACCGGCAACCTGCAGATCAAGGATAG
- a CDS encoding ABC-type transport auxiliary lipoprotein family protein: MKRYHLLLALLVTALAASACVKLGGKPLEKRYYQISPARTAQKADAPRDVILLVRRLSVSDLYSTRELVYRGAEGNVDSDFYNMYFVTPGSMLTTELRRWLSESGLFTHVIEPGSMVVPTLTLEGTVNALYGDYSTEQPAAVVEMQFFVVDESTADNAIVFSRSYTERVPLADAAPQNLIKGLTQGVEHIYANLETDLAAAPLKD; encoded by the coding sequence ATGAAACGATACCACCTTCTCCTCGCCCTCCTGGTCACGGCCCTGGCAGCTTCGGCCTGCGTCAAGCTGGGCGGCAAGCCCCTGGAAAAACGCTATTACCAGATATCCCCGGCACGCACCGCCCAAAAGGCCGACGCTCCCCGAGATGTCATTCTTCTGGTTCGGAGACTGTCCGTTTCGGACCTCTACTCCACCCGCGAACTGGTTTACCGGGGAGCGGAAGGCAACGTGGACTCCGACTTCTACAACATGTACTTTGTCACCCCCGGCAGCATGCTGACCACGGAACTGCGCCGCTGGCTGAGTGAGTCCGGCCTGTTCACGCACGTCATCGAGCCGGGCAGCATGGTCGTTCCCACGCTGACCCTGGAGGGTACGGTCAACGCGCTTTACGGAGACTATTCCACTGAACAACCCGCCGCCGTGGTGGAGATGCAGTTTTTCGTGGTGGACGAATCCACCGCGGACAACGCCATCGTCTTCTCCAGATCCTACACCGAGCGGGTGCCTCTGGCCGACGCCGCTCCCCAAAACCTGATCAAAGGCTTGACCCAGGGCGTGGAACACATATACGCCAACCTTGAAACCGACCTGGCCGCCGCGCCGCTCAAAGACTGA
- a CDS encoding Lrp/AsnC family transcriptional regulator, whose amino-acid sequence MNNRKIDKLDLEILNILQEDGKVSNAEIARKVGKAPSAVLERVRKLKKSGIIKGYECIVNHKTLGRGLTAFTSIRVEEGVGATEVGQKLAEFPEVLEVHYTAGRDSYLVKVRVEDTEALQATLAKFGTIGPVRDTNSTIVLTTVKESRVIPLPHEKD is encoded by the coding sequence ATGAATAACAGAAAGATTGACAAACTGGATTTGGAAATCCTGAACATCCTTCAGGAAGACGGAAAGGTTTCCAATGCCGAAATAGCCCGGAAGGTAGGCAAGGCTCCTTCGGCTGTGCTCGAACGCGTGCGCAAGCTGAAGAAGAGCGGTATCATCAAGGGCTATGAATGTATTGTCAACCACAAAACCCTGGGGCGCGGGCTGACCGCGTTCACATCCATTCGCGTGGAAGAGGGCGTGGGCGCCACCGAGGTCGGGCAGAAACTGGCCGAATTCCCGGAGGTTCTGGAAGTTCATTATACCGCAGGGCGGGATTCTTATTTGGTCAAGGTCCGTGTGGAAGACACCGAGGCCTTGCAGGCGACACTGGCGAAGTTCGGCACCATCGGGCCGGTCAGGGACACGAATTCGACCATCGTCCTGACCACGGTCAAGGAGTCACGGGTCATACCGCTACCCCACGAAAAAGACTAG
- a CDS encoding ABC transporter permease: MGTKNKRSQTDAQVAVSSRADGLVMTLSGRLDAAGTTEVWDAAVQGATRAPFARLTADCGGVTYMDGAGVALLLKVKELCAERGAAMELQNLRDEDRGLVALTWDTPLPKMRATDRERRGLTQSLEICGGEIWRNIREMVAFVGESTVLLGQVIVRPGKVRWKDVILSCINVGVESMFIIVLIGFLMGLIMSFQSAISLQRFGGEIFVPNMLGLVMFREMGPLVTSILLAARSGSAFAAEIGTMKINEELDALTTMGLSPMRFLVVPKLLATMLMVPLMTMFFNLASLVGGALVMLSMGYPLVTFTSRVFSYVGMSDFWGGMFKGLVFSFLVAGVGCLRGMQTRSGASAVGLSTTSAVVSGIILIAFADGIFAVAFYYLNF, translated from the coding sequence ATGGGAACCAAGAACAAACGCAGCCAGACCGACGCACAGGTCGCCGTTTCAAGCAGAGCCGACGGTCTGGTCATGACGCTGTCCGGCCGTCTGGACGCGGCAGGCACCACCGAGGTGTGGGACGCTGCCGTTCAAGGCGCTACCCGGGCACCCTTTGCGCGACTGACCGCAGACTGCGGGGGCGTGACCTACATGGACGGAGCGGGCGTGGCGCTGTTGCTGAAGGTCAAGGAGCTCTGCGCCGAACGCGGTGCGGCCATGGAGCTGCAGAACCTGCGCGATGAAGACCGCGGGCTGGTGGCCCTGACCTGGGACACTCCGCTGCCCAAGATGCGGGCCACCGACAGGGAACGTCGCGGTCTTACCCAATCCCTTGAAATCTGTGGCGGCGAGATCTGGCGCAACATCCGCGAGATGGTCGCCTTTGTGGGAGAATCCACGGTTCTCCTCGGCCAGGTGATCGTCCGGCCGGGCAAGGTGCGCTGGAAAGACGTCATCCTGTCCTGCATAAACGTGGGCGTGGAGTCCATGTTCATCATCGTGCTCATCGGATTTCTCATGGGCCTGATCATGTCCTTCCAGTCGGCGATCAGCCTGCAGCGGTTCGGCGGCGAGATATTCGTGCCCAACATGCTCGGCCTTGTGATGTTCCGCGAGATGGGCCCGCTGGTCACTTCCATTCTCCTGGCCGCCCGTTCCGGCTCGGCCTTCGCCGCCGAGATCGGGACCATGAAGATCAATGAGGAGCTGGACGCCCTGACCACCATGGGTCTTTCCCCAATGCGATTCCTGGTGGTCCCCAAACTTTTGGCGACCATGCTCATGGTCCCGCTGATGACCATGTTCTTCAACCTGGCCAGCCTGGTGGGCGGGGCCTTGGTCATGCTCTCCATGGGCTATCCCCTGGTGACCTTCACCTCGCGCGTCTTCTCCTACGTCGGCATGTCCGATTTCTGGGGCGGCATGTTCAAGGGGCTGGTCTTCAGCTTCCTGGTGGCGGGCGTGGGCTGCCTGCGCGGCATGCAGACCCGGTCCGGAGCCAGCGCGGTCGGTCTTTCCACCACCAGCGCCGTGGTCTCGGGAATCATCCTCATCGCGTTCGCCGACGGCATCTTCGCCGTGGCGTTCTACTATCTGAATTTTTAG
- a CDS encoding DMT family transporter, with the protein MVIADGKSRAFLALGVAVLLWASSFIVLKIAFQRFDPMVVIFGRMFVASICFLLVFRTLKRIDYQPGDWKLLAFMGICEPGFYFVFEAMALTYTDASQAGMICALLPLMVAVAARLTLNEPLTRRTVTGFGLAILGAVVLSSVAEATETASNPVLGNFLEFMAMICACGYMIAFKKLSHRYNPWFLTMIQAFTGSLFYFPLLFLPSTHLPTAFDPVGVTSVLYLGVFVTIGAYGMYNYGMSKIPAGQASSFINLIPVITLVMGLVLLGERLNWMQYAASALVIAGVYVSQDTRSKKPVPAT; encoded by the coding sequence ATGGTCATCGCTGACGGGAAATCTAGGGCATTTCTGGCCCTCGGAGTGGCGGTCCTGCTTTGGGCCAGCTCATTCATCGTGCTCAAGATCGCCTTTCAGCGGTTCGATCCCATGGTGGTTATCTTCGGCCGCATGTTTGTGGCCTCCATCTGTTTCCTGCTGGTCTTCCGGACCCTGAAACGAATCGACTACCAACCGGGTGACTGGAAACTGCTCGCCTTCATGGGCATCTGCGAGCCGGGCTTCTATTTCGTCTTCGAGGCCATGGCCCTGACCTATACCGACGCATCCCAGGCCGGGATGATCTGTGCCCTGCTGCCGCTCATGGTGGCCGTGGCCGCTCGCCTGACCCTGAACGAACCCCTGACGCGGCGTACGGTGACCGGATTCGGTCTGGCCATTCTCGGCGCGGTGGTCCTGTCCAGCGTGGCCGAGGCCACGGAGACGGCGTCCAACCCGGTGCTTGGGAACTTCCTCGAATTCATGGCCATGATCTGCGCCTGCGGATACATGATCGCCTTCAAGAAATTGAGCCACCGCTACAATCCGTGGTTCTTGACCATGATCCAGGCTTTCACGGGGTCCCTGTTCTACTTCCCGCTGCTCTTCCTGCCGTCCACACACCTGCCCACGGCCTTCGACCCCGTGGGGGTGACCTCCGTGCTCTATCTGGGCGTATTCGTGACCATCGGCGCCTACGGCATGTACAACTACGGCATGTCCAAGATTCCGGCGGGCCAGGCATCGTCGTTCATCAACCTGATCCCGGTCATCACGCTGGTCATGGGCCTTGTCCTCTTGGGCGAACGGCTCAACTGGATGCAGTACGCGGCTTCGGCCCTGGTCATCGCCGGCGTCTATGTCAGCCAGGACACCAGGTCCAAGAAGCCCGTTCCCGCCACCTAG
- a CDS encoding TetR/AcrR family transcriptional regulator, whose product MTKNTFENLPDEKRQRVLDEATMEFAEHGYHQASVNRIVDRLGIAKGSLFKYFGNKQGLFEHLFSRAVSDFKKPLKAIRDTPDLGFFERIEQSFLAGARFVDGHPNLYRIYLKMLFNENFPLRERFLGEIRGAHAKYLRQLIESGVRDGQLPKDLDVDMAVFTLHAVMDRFLQGYAMPSMDNGLAPATSLPDQARALAVFLRHGLADIPTQE is encoded by the coding sequence TTGACCAAAAACACCTTCGAGAACCTACCTGACGAAAAGCGGCAACGCGTGCTGGACGAGGCGACCATGGAGTTTGCCGAACACGGCTACCACCAGGCGTCCGTCAACCGCATCGTGGATCGGCTGGGCATCGCCAAAGGCTCTCTCTTCAAATATTTCGGCAACAAGCAAGGTCTGTTCGAGCACCTCTTCAGCCGGGCTGTGAGCGACTTCAAGAAGCCGCTCAAGGCTATCCGCGACACGCCTGATCTTGGTTTCTTCGAGCGCATCGAACAGAGCTTTCTGGCCGGGGCCCGGTTCGTGGACGGACATCCCAACCTCTACCGCATCTATCTGAAGATGCTCTTCAACGAGAATTTCCCCCTGCGCGAGCGTTTCCTCGGAGAAATCCGCGGAGCCCACGCCAAGTATCTCCGGCAGCTCATCGAAAGCGGCGTCCGCGACGGACAATTGCCCAAGGATCTGGACGTGGACATGGCCGTGTTCACTCTGCATGCAGTCATGGACCGTTTTCTCCAGGGCTACGCCATGCCCTCGATGGACAACGGCCTTGCCCCCGCTACCTCCCTGCCCGACCAGGCCCGCGCCTTGGCCGTCTTTCTGCGCCATGGCCTGGCCGACATCCCTACACAGGAGTAA
- a CDS encoding proline dehydrogenase family protein, with translation MSATPTSLDPRIIARGREFFSSISGESPSVFNKGWWTGKVMDWAMKNEDFKVQMFRFVDVLPYLSTSDSLSRHIEEYFAGEDSNIPDVLKWGATKTKFGGGLVAKVLNKTIRSNIESMARQFIIGQEAKEAVKGIKKLRKDGFAFVLDLLGEATVSEEESAAYRDGYLEVLDAIHKELDKWKPLDGGEGELDWGNAPKVNVAVKPSAFYSQSKPVDLEGTVEGMVRSIEPVYRKVMEMGGFMCIDMEQLKYKEATVELYKRLRLKYPDYPHLGIVFQAYLKSVDEDVRLFIEWAREVNLPVSIRLVKGAYWDYETVLAKQNDWPVPVWTHKPESDMAHERVSRYILENHDICHFACASHNIRTISAVMENAAELKVPEDRYEFQVLYGMAEPVRKGLKNVAKRVRLYCPYGDLLPGMAYLVRRLLENTANESFLKQTFADEADMDRLLENPEETLRRQLEGKCVTEPAQTEGLPRFKNFPPADFTIAAEREAYPASIAKLRAAIGRQVPLYINGKDVVTDDTLDSYNPANPVEIIGSVCQAGVAEVDVAVEAAREAYLSWRDVSPEERAGILLKAAAYLKANIHDMCALQVLEVGKQWDQAQADVGEAIDFLEYYAREMIRLGKPRRMGRAPGEMSHLFYQGKGVAAVIAPWNFPMAISVGMVSAAIVCGNPVVYKPAGSSSCVGRAMVDMWKAAGLPDGVFNYCPGRGSVMGDHLVDHPDVAVIAFTGSMEVGLRIQERAAVAQPGQQQCKRVIAEMGGKNATIIDDDADLDEAVLGVLYSAFGFQGQKCSACSRVIVLDAIYDRFVGRLTQAAKSIKLGPAENPANYMGPVVDKAAQTNVLHYVKIAEDEGRVLVKRNVSDDLKATGGCYVPLTIVENITKEHRIAQEEVFGPVLAVMRAKDMDEALDIANSTKFALTGAIYSRSPHNLERAYREFRVGNLYLNKYSTGALVERHAFGGFKMSGVGSKSGGPDYLLQFMDPRIVCENTMRRGFAPIEEDDDWLS, from the coding sequence ATGTCCGCTACACCGACCTCCCTGGACCCGAGAATCATTGCTCGGGGCAGGGAGTTTTTTTCGTCCATTTCCGGCGAATCTCCTTCGGTTTTCAACAAAGGCTGGTGGACCGGAAAGGTCATGGATTGGGCCATGAAAAACGAAGATTTCAAGGTTCAGATGTTCAGATTTGTTGACGTTCTTCCGTATCTGAGTACCTCGGATTCCCTTTCCCGCCATATCGAAGAATATTTCGCGGGAGAGGATTCCAACATCCCGGATGTGCTCAAGTGGGGTGCCACGAAGACCAAGTTCGGTGGCGGGCTGGTGGCCAAGGTCCTGAACAAGACCATCCGGTCCAATATCGAATCCATGGCCCGCCAGTTCATCATCGGGCAGGAGGCCAAGGAGGCGGTCAAGGGCATCAAGAAGCTGCGCAAGGACGGGTTCGCCTTTGTCCTGGACCTGCTCGGCGAGGCCACCGTGTCCGAAGAGGAATCCGCCGCCTACCGTGACGGCTACCTGGAGGTCCTGGACGCCATACATAAGGAATTGGACAAGTGGAAGCCGCTGGACGGCGGCGAGGGCGAGCTGGACTGGGGCAACGCGCCCAAGGTCAACGTTGCGGTCAAGCCCTCGGCCTTCTACTCCCAATCCAAGCCCGTGGATTTGGAAGGCACTGTGGAAGGCATGGTCCGCAGCATCGAGCCTGTCTACAGGAAGGTGATGGAGATGGGCGGTTTCATGTGCATCGACATGGAGCAGCTCAAGTACAAGGAAGCCACGGTGGAGTTGTACAAGCGGCTGCGCCTCAAGTACCCGGATTACCCGCACCTGGGTATCGTCTTCCAGGCCTACCTCAAGTCCGTGGACGAGGACGTCCGGCTGTTCATCGAATGGGCGCGCGAGGTGAACCTCCCGGTCTCCATCCGGCTGGTCAAGGGCGCCTACTGGGATTACGAGACCGTGCTGGCCAAGCAGAACGACTGGCCCGTGCCTGTCTGGACGCACAAGCCCGAGTCCGACATGGCCCACGAGCGCGTTTCCCGATACATCCTCGAAAATCACGACATCTGCCATTTTGCCTGCGCCTCGCACAACATCCGGACCATCTCGGCGGTCATGGAAAACGCGGCTGAGCTGAAGGTCCCCGAGGACCGTTACGAATTCCAGGTCCTCTATGGCATGGCCGAGCCTGTGCGCAAAGGCCTCAAGAACGTGGCCAAACGCGTGCGCCTCTATTGCCCTTACGGCGATCTGCTGCCCGGCATGGCCTACCTGGTTCGCCGCCTGCTCGAGAACACGGCCAACGAATCCTTCCTCAAGCAGACCTTTGCCGACGAGGCGGATATGGACCGGCTCCTGGAAAATCCCGAGGAAACCCTGCGTCGCCAGCTGGAAGGGAAGTGCGTAACGGAACCCGCTCAGACCGAAGGGCTCCCCCGGTTCAAGAACTTCCCGCCAGCGGACTTCACCATCGCGGCAGAGCGCGAGGCCTACCCGGCCTCCATCGCCAAGCTGCGCGCCGCCATAGGCAGGCAGGTCCCGCTGTATATCAACGGCAAGGATGTGGTCACGGACGACACACTGGACTCCTACAACCCGGCCAATCCGGTCGAGATCATCGGTTCCGTGTGCCAGGCGGGCGTGGCCGAGGTGGACGTCGCCGTGGAGGCTGCCCGCGAGGCGTACCTTTCCTGGCGCGACGTGTCGCCCGAGGAGCGCGCCGGAATCCTGCTCAAGGCCGCCGCGTACCTCAAGGCCAACATCCACGACATGTGCGCGCTGCAGGTTCTGGAAGTGGGCAAGCAGTGGGATCAGGCCCAGGCCGACGTGGGCGAGGCCATCGACTTCCTGGAATACTACGCTCGCGAGATGATCCGCCTGGGCAAGCCCCGCCGCATGGGCCGGGCACCTGGCGAGATGAGCCATCTCTTTTATCAGGGCAAGGGTGTGGCCGCGGTCATCGCGCCGTGGAACTTCCCCATGGCCATCTCCGTGGGCATGGTCTCCGCGGCCATCGTCTGCGGCAACCCCGTTGTCTACAAGCCCGCCGGAAGTTCTTCCTGCGTTGGCCGCGCCATGGTCGACATGTGGAAGGCGGCCGGGCTGCCAGACGGCGTGTTCAACTACTGCCCCGGACGCGGTTCGGTGATGGGCGACCATCTGGTGGACCATCCCGACGTTGCGGTCATTGCCTTCACCGGCTCCATGGAAGTGGGGCTGCGCATTCAGGAACGTGCCGCCGTGGCTCAACCCGGCCAGCAGCAGTGCAAGCGGGTCATCGCCGAGATGGGCGGCAAGAACGCGACCATCATCGACGACGACGCGGATCTGGACGAGGCCGTGCTCGGCGTCCTCTATTCCGCCTTCGGGTTCCAGGGCCAGAAATGCTCGGCCTGCTCGCGGGTCATTGTGCTGGACGCCATCTACGATCGTTTCGTCGGCCGCCTGACCCAGGCCGCCAAGTCCATCAAGCTCGGCCCGGCCGAGAACCCGGCCAACTACATGGGCCCGGTTGTGGACAAGGCCGCCCAGACGAACGTGCTGCATTACGTCAAGATCGCCGAGGACGAGGGCAGGGTGCTGGTCAAGCGCAACGTCTCCGACGACCTCAAGGCCACCGGCGGCTGCTATGTGCCGCTGACCATCGTGGAGAACATTACCAAGGAACACCGCATAGCCCAGGAAGAGGTCTTCGGGCCGGTGCTGGCGGTCATGCGCGCCAAAGACATGGACGAGGCTTTGGACA
- a CDS encoding 1,4-dihydroxy-6-naphthoate synthase: MNNELTLGYSPCPNDTFIFHALTKGLVPWSGGLSVTLADVEELNGLASRGALDVVKVSTAAAAGILDEYVLLRAGGAMGYGAGPVLVAGEGRTLESLDGGKVAIPGERTTANLIFGLCCREAGINVTRVPMVFDEVMPAVQAGRVDAGVVIHEGRFTFAERGLSRVLDLGAWWEAHTGLPIPLGAIAIKRSLGMDVARRMNEAIRQSLLFARNEPEAGRDYIRENAQELSEEVIRTHIETFVTDYSLDAGEAGVQAVSRLLAEAGCDRKDIFITL, translated from the coding sequence ATGAATAATGAACTGACTCTCGGCTACTCGCCCTGTCCCAACGATACATTTATCTTCCATGCCCTGACCAAGGGGCTGGTCCCATGGTCGGGCGGCTTGAGCGTGACCCTGGCCGATGTGGAGGAACTGAACGGCCTGGCATCCCGTGGCGCGTTGGACGTGGTCAAGGTGTCCACGGCTGCGGCCGCAGGGATCCTGGACGAGTACGTGCTGCTTCGGGCGGGCGGAGCCATGGGCTATGGTGCGGGGCCGGTGCTGGTCGCCGGAGAAGGGCGCACGCTCGAATCCCTGGACGGCGGCAAAGTCGCCATTCCGGGCGAGCGGACCACGGCCAACCTGATTTTCGGACTGTGCTGCCGTGAGGCCGGGATAAATGTCACGCGGGTACCCATGGTCTTCGATGAGGTCATGCCTGCGGTGCAAGCCGGTCGCGTTGACGCGGGCGTTGTCATTCACGAGGGGCGGTTCACCTTTGCCGAGCGCGGCCTGAGCCGGGTTCTCGACCTGGGCGCATGGTGGGAGGCGCATACCGGCTTGCCCATTCCGCTGGGTGCCATCGCCATCAAACGGTCCTTGGGTATGGATGTGGCCCGGCGCATGAACGAGGCCATCCGTCAGAGCCTGCTGTTCGCGCGCAACGAGCCCGAAGCCGGGCGGGATTACATCCGCGAAAACGCCCAGGAGTTGAGCGAGGAGGTTATCCGGACGCACATCGAGACGTTTGTCACGGATTACAGCCTGGATGCAGGCGAGGCCGGAGTGCAGGCTGTCTCACGGCTGCTGGCCGAGGCGGGCTGCGATCGGAAGGATATCTTTATCACTCTCTAG